The Brassica oleracea var. oleracea cultivar TO1000 chromosome C6, BOL, whole genome shotgun sequence genome includes a region encoding these proteins:
- the LOC106297037 gene encoding formin-like protein 20 encodes MEEEEGDASTPFWLQSRRNNTYFRRTSSLGGRATTVATQAFFAGAAAILIVYFIIPPFFTSVSQFLRPHLVRKRWDYLNFVLVLFAVICGFLSRNTGNEESNDNKEEVRENNDVLNGYSFDKFSSIIDRGSVSNGVATPRYWIGDQFPDQTVYKRYSSLRSSSSYPDLRLREFETDERWRFYDDTRVSQCRYEALDPTNRNREDGGGSDTEKVEVVATAEVEVVEELTSPSNPRPLPSAPPYPFPATPSPPPSPPRAPPPSKPAKRRTNRVYQDVAAKEEKKERGDPVAATPLVTPVPAPATVYEKIGKEEKKKGGASKDFLIALRRKKKKQRQQSIDGLDLLFGSDHPFDYTPPHPPPPPPPPPFFQGLFSSKKGKSKITYSAPPPPPPPPPPPPPPPHRNYKSRASMAKTHNSPSEATQFICIGSESPLMPIPPPPPPPPFKMPAWKFVKRGDYVRMASNVSISSEEPDDDPDVAQSSSVGSMFCPSPDVDTKADDFIARFRAGLKWEKMNSVKRGRSNLGPESES; translated from the coding sequence ATGGAAGAAGAAGAAGGAGACGCGTCTACGCCGTTCTGGCTTCAATCCCGCCGCAATAACACTTACTTCCGCCGCACCTCTAGTCTCGGCGGCCGCGCAACCACCGTTGCCACACAAGCATTCTTCGCCGGAGCCGCTGCGATCCTCATAGTCTACTTCATCATCCCTCCATTCTTCACCTCTGTTTCACAGTTTCTCCGACCGCATTTGGTCCGTAAAAGGTGGGACTATCTCAACTTCGTTCTCGTCCTCTTCGCCGTCATCTGCGGTTTCCTCAGCCGCAACACCGGCAACGAAGAAAGCAATGACAACAAGGAAGAAGTCAGGGAAAACAATGACGTCCTCAACGGATATAGTTTCGACAAATTCTCGTCGATCATCGATCGAGGCAGTGTATCTAACGGTGTAGCTACGCCGCGTTATTGGATCGGTGATCAGTTTCCTGATCAGACGGTGTACAAGAGGTATAGCAGTTTACGTAGTAGTAGCTCGTATCCAGATCTGCGGCTCCGAGAATTCGAAACCGATGAACGGTGGAGATTTTACGACGATACACGTGTAAGTCAATGCCGTTACGAGGCTTTAGATCCGACCAATCGAAATCGAGAAGATGGCGGCGGTTCTGATACTGAGAAAGTTGAGGTCGTTGCGACGGCGGAAGTTGAAGTAGTAGAAGAGCTAACATCGCCTTCTAATCCGCGGCCTCTGCCTTCTGCTCCGCCGTATCCTTTTCCTGCTACGCCGTCACCTCCGCCGTCTCCGCCTCGTGCTCCTCCACCTTCTAAGCCAGCGAAGAGGAGGACAAATAGAGTGTACCAAGATGTTGCTGCAAAGGAAGAGAAGAAGGAGAGAGGTGATCCTGTGGCGGCGACGCCTCTGGTTACTCCGGTTCCAGCTCCGGCGACGGTGTATGAAAAGATTGGTAAAGAGGAGAAGAAGAAAGGCGGAGCAAGTAAGGACTTTCTGATTGCTCTACGGAGAAAGAAGAAGAAACAGAGACAACAGAGCATCGACGGTCTCGATTTACTCTTCGGCTCCGATCATCCATTCGACTATACACCGCCGCATCCTCCTCCCCCGCCTCCTCCACCACCTTTCTTCCAAGGACTCTTCTCGTCTAAAAAAGGCAAAAGCAAGATAACCTATTCAGCTCCACCGCCTCCTCCGCCTCCTCCGCCGCCTCCGCCGCCTCCACCTCATCGGAACTATAAATCACGCGCATCAATGGCGAAGACACACAATTCTCCATCAGAAGCAACTCAATTCATATGCATTGGAAGCGAATCACCATTAATGCCGATCCCCCCGCCGCCGCCTCCTCCGCCGTTCAAAATGCCGGCGTGGAAATTCGTGAAGCGTGGAGATTACGTCAGGATGGCAAGCAACGTCAGCATAAGCTCCGAAGAGCCTGATGATGATCCTGATGTAGCTCAATCAAGCTCAGTGGGGAGTATGTTCTGTCCGAGCCCCGATGTGGATACCAAGGCTGATGACTTCATAGCGAGGTTCAGAGCTGGACTCAAGTGGGAGAAGATGAACTCCGTGAAAAGAGGGAGATCCAATTTAGGACCCGAATCCGAATCTTAA
- the LOC106296514 gene encoding solute carrier family 25 member 44-like translates to MNLSTAEEESSSAQEIHIPADINWEMLDKSKFFVLGAALFSGVSGALYPAVLMKTRQQVCHHSQGSCIRGAFTLVRHEGLRGLYRGFGTSLMGTIPARALYMTALEVTKSSVGSAAVGLGFTEGKASAAANAVGGLTAAMAAQLVWTPVDVVSQRLMVQGSSGLRCCNYVNGFDAFKKIVRADGVKGLYRGFGISILTYAPSNAVWWTSYSVAQRMVWGGVGCYVCKKDGENGNAIKPDSKTVMAVQGVSAAIAGSVSALITMPLDTIKTRLQVLDGEDSNGKRGGPSIGQTVRNLVREGGWTACYRGLGPRCASMSMSATTMITTYEFLKRLSAKNHDGFYSKS, encoded by the coding sequence ATGAATCTTAGTACGGCCGAGGAAGAATCGTCGTCGGCGCAAGAGATTCACATCCCTGCTGACATCAACTGGGAGATGCTCGACAAGTCAAAGTTCTTCGTTTTGGGAGCGGCTCTGTTCTCAGGGGTCTCCGGAGCTCTTTACCCTGCCGTGTTGATGAAGACTCGTCAGCAAGTGTGTCATCATTCTCAGGGCTCTTGTATCAGAGGCGCGTTTACTCTCGTCAGGCACGAAGGCTTGAGGGGGTTGTATAGAGGGTTTGGCACTTCTCTGATGGGAACTATCCCTGCACGTGCCTTGTACATGACGGCTTTGGAGGTTACCAAGAGTAGCGTAGGCTCTGCTGCTGTCGGGTTAGGTTTTACTGAGGGTAAAGCCTCTGCTGCTGCTAATGCGGTTGGCGGGTTAACGGCTGCGATGGCTGCTCAGCTTGTTTGGACTCCTGTCGATGTTGTGAGCCAGAGGCTTATGGTTCAAGGAAGCAGCGGTCTTAGGTGTTGTAATTACGTTAACGGGTTCGATGCTTTCAAGAAGATCGTGAGAGCTGATGGAGTTAAGGGGTTGTACAGAGGGTTTGGGATATCGATTCTGACTTATGCGCCGTCTAACGCTGTTTGGTGGACGTCTTACTCCGTTGCGCAGAGGATGGTTTGGGGTGGAGTTGGGTGTTATGTTTGTAAGAAGGACGGAGAGAATGGGAACGCGATTAAACCGGACTCGAAAACGGTGATGGCTGTTCAGGGAGTAAGTGCTGCGATTGCTGGGAGTGTTTCTGCTTTGATTACGATGCCGCTGGACACAATCAAGACGAGGTTGCAGGTTCTTGATGGGGAAGATAGCAATGGGAAGCGTGGTGGACCGAGTATTGGACAGACGGTGAGAAACTTGGTTAGGGAAGGTGGTTGGACAGCGTGTTACAGAGGGTTGGGACCGAGATGTGCTTCAATGTCAATGTCTGCAACGACTATGATCACTACCTACGAGTTCTTGAAACGGCTTTCCGCTAAGAACCATGACGGGTTTTACTCTAAATCATAG
- the LOC106300535 gene encoding protein phosphatase 2C 16 gives MEEMTPAVAVTLSLANSICDSSPVDITQLKNVTDAADLLPDSTMEEQQPKKGSCDGSVVDEDVVEDTSAVISEGLLVVDAGSELSLSMEIENGRVLAKAIILGESSIEQVPTAQVLIQDTEIEDGSGVTASEVVIRLPEENNNNHVARGRSVYELDCIPLWGTVSIQGNRSEMEDAVAVLPHFLKLPIKMLMGDHEGMSPSLTHLTGHFFGVYDGHGGYQVADYCRDRLHFALAEEIECIKDELCKRNTGEGRQVQWEKVFTSCFLTVDGEIEGRIGRAAAVGGSSDVVLEAVASETVGSTAVVALVCSSHLVVSNCGDSRAVLYRGKEAMPLSVDHKPDREDEYARIENAGGKVIQWQGARVFGVLAMSRSLGDRYLKPYVIPEPEVTFMPRSREDDCLIIASDGLWDVMSNQEVCEVARKRILMWHKKHGAPPLKERGKGTDPACQAAAEYLSVLALQKGSKDNISIIVVDLKAQRKFKARA, from the exons ATGGAAGAGATGACTCCAGCAGTTGCAGTGACTCTCAGCTTAGCTAACTCTATATGTGACTCATCACCAGTCGACATCACTCAGCTCAAGAACGTTACCGACGCAGCTGACTTGTTACCTGATTCCACCATGGAGGAACAACAACCCAAGAAAGGGTCCTGTGATGGAAGTGTTGTGGATGAAGACGTTGTGGAGGATACTAGCGCTGTCATAAGCGAAGGCTTACTAGTCGTTGACGCTGGATCTGAACTAAGCTTGTCTATGGAGATAGAAAACGGGAGAGTTCTCGCTAAAGCCATCATCCTAGGGGAATCAAGCATCGAGCAGGTTCCTACAGCCCAAGTTCTCATTCAGGACACTGAGATAGAAGATGGTTCTGGTGTGACAGCTTCAGAGGTTGTCATTAGGTTGCCGGAAGAGAATAATAATAACCACGTGGCGAGAGGGAGAAGCGTCTATGAGCTAGATTGTATCCCTCTCTGGGGAACGGTTTCGATTCAAGGTAATAGATCTGAGATGGAGGATGCTGTTGCCGTGCTGCCTCATTTCTTGAAGTTACCTATCAAAATGCTGATGGGAGATCATGAGGGTATGAGTCCAAGCCTCACACATCTCACTGGTCATTTCTTCGGTGTTTATGATGGTCATGGAGGCTATCAG GTTGCTGACTACTGCCGAGATAGACTCCATTTTGCTTTAGCTGAAGAGATAGAGTGCATTAAAGACGAGTTGTGCAAGAGGAACACTGGAGAAGGTAGGCAGGTGCAGTGGGAGAAAGTCTTCACTAGCTGTTTTCTAACTGTTGACGGTGAGATTGAAGGAAGAATCGGTAGAGCTGCTGCTGTTGGTGGTTCTTCTGATGTGGTTCTTGAAGCTGTTGCCTCCGAGACTGTTGGATCAACAGCTGTGGTTGCTTTGGTTTGTTCATCTCATTTAGTGGTTTCTAACTGCGGTGATTCCAGGGCGGTTTTGTACCGTGGCAAAGAAGCCATGCCCTTATCAGTTGATCACAAA CCAGATAGAGAGGATGAGTATGCAAGAATAGAGAACGCTGGTGGGAAAGTTATACAGTGGCAAGGCGCTCGTGTGTTTGGTGTTCTCGCCATGTCTAGGTCCCTTG GTGACAGATACCTGAAGCCATATGTGATCCCGGAACCTGAAGTGACGTTCATGCCTAGGTCACGAGAAGATGATTGTCTAATAATAGCCAGTGATGGTCTTTGGGACGTAATGAGCAACCAAGAAGTCTGTGAAGTAGCGAGGAAACGGATCTTGATGTGGCACAAGAAGCACGGTGCACCTCCACTAAAGGAGAGAGGCAAAGGAACGGATCCAGCTTGCCAAGCGGCGGCTGAGTACCTCTCGGTGCTTGCTCTTCAGAAAGGAAGCAAAGATAACATCTCCATCATTGTGGTTGACTTGAAAGCTCAAAGAAAGTTCAAGGCCAGAGCTTGA
- the LOC106298834 gene encoding nuclear transcription factor Y subunit A-3-like gives MSKKGSTLPYLNTSISWGGMISTEPLSLKVVDARPEHMHATKQISFQDQDSPSTQSTCQSYTEVASSGDDEPCRQISFSTKSGSEETQRKVSATHTKPCAVTSFPNMHFAPVQTNFSFHYADPHYGGLLATPYLPHAPTCNPQMVGMVPGRVALPVEITETESVFVNAKQYHAIMRRRQQRAKLEAQNKLIKARKPYLHESRHVHALKRPRGSGGRFLNTKKLLQESQQAAAKEQERDKSVQQANMSRFKAHHMLQHNKDRGSTTSGSDITSVSDGAADIFGHTEFQFSGFPTTQTNRAMLVHGQSNDMHGGGDLHHFSVHI, from the exons ATGAGTAAGAAAGGTTCCACTTTGCCATACCTGAACACTAGCATCTCATGGGGTGGTATGATTTCAACTGAACCCCTAAGCCTGAAGGTGGTTGATGCAAGGCCTGAACATATGCATGCCACAAAGCAAATCAGTTTCCAGGACCAGGATTCACCTTCAACTCAGTCCACTTGTCAGTCTTACACTGAAGTTGCTAGTAGTGGAGATGATGAGC CTTGCAGACAAATCTCCTTTTCAACCAAATCAG GATCTGAAGAAACTCAGCGGAAGGTATCTGCGACTCATACTAAACCATGCGCAGTGACATCATTCCCGAACATGCACTTTGCTCC GGTGCAGACTAATTTCTCATTTCACTATGCTGATCCACATTATGGTGGTTTGTTAGCTACACCTTATCTTCCACATGCACCG ACATGCAATCCCCAAATGGTTGGTATGGTTCCTGGTAGAGTTGCACTGCCAGTGGAGATCACTGAAACTGAGTCAGTCTTTGTCAATGCGAAGCAATACCATGCTATCATGAGGAGAAGGCAGCAACGTGCCAAGCTTGAGGCTCAAAACAAACTAATCAAAGCCCGGAAG CCGTATCTTCATGAATCCCGACATGTCCATGCTCTCAAAAGGCCAAGAGGATCCGGTGGAAGATTCCTCAACACCAAAAAACTTCTTCAAGAATCCCAACAGGCTGCTGCCAAAGAACAAGAACGTGACAAGTCGGTCCAACAGGCAAACATGTCTAGATTCAAAGCTCATCATATGCTGCAGCACAACAAAGACCGTGGCTCAACCACTTCTGGCTCTGACATCACATCTGTTTCCGACGGTGCTGCTGATATCTTCGGACACACTGAATTCCAGTTTTCAGGTTTTCCAACAACTCAGACTAACCGAGCTATGCTTGTTCATGGTCAATCCAATGACATGCATGGAGGTGGGGACTTGCACCATTTCTCTGTCCATATCTGA